In Lacerta agilis isolate rLacAgi1 chromosome 8, rLacAgi1.pri, whole genome shotgun sequence, one genomic interval encodes:
- the GPR4 gene encoding G-protein coupled receptor 4, translating into MCNVTLVSCHVDSKIDHLFPPALYIAVITVGLPTNCLALWAAYLQVRQKNELGVYLMNLSVADLLYIATLPLWIDYFLHHDNWIHGQQSCKVFGFIFYTNIYISIAFLCCISVDRYLAVAHPLRFARFRRVKTAVAVSATVWAIEIGANSAPLFHNELFHDRYNHTFCFEKYPMEEWVAWMNLYRVFIGFLFPWTLMLFSYRGILRAVRGNISTERQEKAKIKRLSLSLIAILLFCFAPYHLLLLSRSAVHLSKPCDCGFEETVFVAYHTALAFTSLNCVADPILYCFANEGARGDVAKALSTLLRFLASSKPREMANASLTLDTPLSSKKGSFCRQPLALPVPPSRAGGAGDEELQMKILTFER; encoded by the coding sequence ATGTGCAACGTGACGCTGGTGAGCTGCCACGTGGACTCCAAGATCGACCACCTCTTCCCTCCGGCGCTGTACATCGCCGTCATCACCGTGGGCCTGCCCACCAACTGCCTTGCCCTGTGGGCCGCCTACCTGCAGGTGCGCCAGAAGAACGAGCTGGGCGTCTACCTGATGAACCTCTCGGTGGCCGACTTGCTCTACATCGCCACGCTGCCGCTGTGGATCGACTACTTCCTGCACCACGACAACTGGATCCACGGGCAGCAGTCCTGCAAGGTCTTCGGCTTCATCTTCTACACCAACATCTACATCAGCATCGCCTTCCTGTGCTGCATCTCGGTCGACCGCTACCTGGCCGTGGCGCACCCGCTGCGCTTCGCCCGCTTCCGCAGGGTCAAGACGGCCGTGGCGGTCAGCGCCACGGTGTGGGCCATCGAGATCGGGGCCAACTCGGCGCCGCTGTTCCACAACGAGCTCTTCCACGACCGCTACAACCACACCTTCTGCTTCGAGAAGTACCCCATGGAGGAGTGGGTGGCGTGGATGAACCTCTACCGGGTCTTCATCGGGTTCCTCTTCCCGTGGACTCTGATGCTCTTCTCCTACCGGGGGATCCTGCGCGCCGTGCGGGGGAACATCTCCACCGAGAGGCAGGAGAAGGCGAAGATCAAGCGGCTCTCGCTCAGCCTCATCGCCATCCTGCTCTTCTGCTTCGCCCcctaccacctcctcctcctctctcgcaGCGCCGTGCACCTCAGCAAGCCCTGCGACTGCGGCTTCGAGGAGACGGTCTTCGTGGCCTACCACACGGCGCTGGCTTTCACCAGCCTCAACTGCGTGGCCGACCCCATCCTGTACTGCTTCGCTAACGAAGGGGCCCGGGGCGATGTGGCCAAGGCCCTCTCCACCTTGCTGCGCTTCCTGGCCAGCTCCAAGCCCCGAGAGATGGCCAACGCCTCCCTCACCCTCGACACCCCTCTCTCCTCCAAGAAGGGCAGCTTCTGCCGGCAGCCGCTGGCGCTCCCCGTGCCCCCCTCGCGGGCTGGGGGCGCGGGGGACGAGGAGCTCCAGATGAAGATACTGACTTTTGAACGCTGA